The Equus asinus isolate D_3611 breed Donkey chromosome 15, EquAss-T2T_v2, whole genome shotgun sequence genome includes a window with the following:
- the GTSF1L gene encoding LOW QUALITY PROTEIN: gametocyte-specific factor 1-like (The sequence of the model RefSeq protein was modified relative to this genomic sequence to represent the inferred CDS: inserted 1 base in 1 codon) yields MEPEALEVCPYNPHHRIPLSRFXYHLASCRRKNPKKAKKMASCKYNACHVVPIKKLEEHEAASVNRSTAEEDSSSPLKVSLLSSEQNGSAPPTFVPQKLVCESDARESEREDHPPSLTSPQKTLRPGE; encoded by the exons ATGGAGCCAGAAGCCTTGGAAGTTTGCCCTTACAACCCTCACCACCGAATCCCGCTCAGCAGAT AGTACCACCTGGCATCATGCAGGAGAAAGAATCCCAAGAAAGCCAAAAAGATGGCCAGCTGCAAATACAATGCCTGCCACGTGGTTCCCATCAAGAAGCTGGAGGAGCACGAGGCTGCCTCTGTCAACAGGAGCACAGCAGAGGAGGACAGCTCGAGCCCTCTCAAAGTTAGCCTTCTGAGTTCAGAGCAGAATGGAAGTGCCCCTCCG ACTTTTGTTCCCCAAAAGCTTGTTTGTGAGAGCGACgcaagagagtcagagagagaggacCATCCCCCATCCCTGACCAGCCCCCAAAAGACCCTCAGACCCGGAGAGTAA